The following are from one region of the Silene latifolia isolate original U9 population chromosome 9, ASM4854445v1, whole genome shotgun sequence genome:
- the LOC141600658 gene encoding uncharacterized protein LOC141600658, translating to MIAIILLSVGVIYLTIFWQLANVISVMENHCGFGAMKKSRNLIKGQFGTAIGIMLVQGICYAPILLLNRELLVKDINIGIGLKILFAIIILVLNPLQTLYSLVVQTVFYCVCKSYHHETINKSTLSDHLEELLVDHVPLLTETVEIV from the coding sequence ATGATTGCAATCATACTATTATCCGTGGGTGTGATATACCTTACAATATTTTGGCAATTAGCCAATGTTATTTCCGTAATGGAAAATCATTGCGGGTTTGGAGCCATGAAGAAGAGCAGAAATTTGATCAAAGGCCAGTTTGGAACTGCAATAGGAATAATGTTGGTCCAAGGTATATGTTACGCGCCAATTTTATTATTGAATCGAGAACTACTCGTAAAAGATATCAACATTGGAATTGGACTCAAGATCTTATTCGCAATTATAATATTGGTGTTGAACCCTTTGCAAACTTTATACAGTTTGGTGGTCCAAACTGTATTCTATTGTGTATGCAAGTCATACCATCATGAGACTATTAACAAATCCACCTTATCTGATCATCTTGAGGAACTTCTTGTGGATCATGTTCCTTTGTTGACTGAAACTGTGGAAATTGTCTAG